Proteins co-encoded in one Arachis hypogaea cultivar Tifrunner chromosome 13, arahy.Tifrunner.gnm2.J5K5, whole genome shotgun sequence genomic window:
- the LOC112732891 gene encoding uncharacterized protein, which yields MAEIQPPEAQINGGAGTLILNSCEPLASKRQRRPSVRLGDIGGDHHYESHHRRANTTKQWKLPSFDHHRKDHPTASAASSGKPSKTRPLTNLSTSSAPAGEFDETLVGDEREGNHNNNIDGVAIGSWKVKESKKRGSKRVRSNWIPRIDEGGGGAGTGGEEEEKYSGGDEGDDGCREFDFENSESPTKDQSPVNSMENFGVDGNRRSFKGRDHHNHQDGIELSGPSDTNGRDWRGASFDRNGNGGRARFGEDGVRVWLNGLGLGRYAPVFEVHEVDDEVLPMLTLEDLKDMGISAVGSRRKMYCAIQKLGKGFS from the coding sequence ATGGCAGAGATTCAGCCGCCGGAGGCTCAGATTAATGGCGGCGCCGGAACCCTAATTTTGAATTCCTGCGAGCCTCTCGCCTCCAAGCGCCAGAGGAGGCCCAGTGTTCGATTGGGTGACATCGGCGGCGACCACCACTATGAATCCCACCACCGCCGCGCCAACACCACCAAGCAATGGAAGCTCCCCTCCTTCGACCACCACCGCAAGGACCACCCAACCGCCTCCGCCGCCTCCTCAGGTAAACCCTCTAAGACCCGACCTTTAACCAATTTGAGCACTTCCTCCGCTCCCGCCGGAGAGTTCGACGAAACCCTAGTGGGCGACGAGAGGGAAGGGAACCATAACAACAACATCGATGGTGTCGCAATTGGTAGCTGGAAAGTGAAGGAATCCAAGAAAAGGGGTTCCAAGAGGGTCAGATCGAATTGGATTCCAAGAATCGACGAAGGTGGCGGTGGCGCTGGCACTGGAGGTGAGGAGGAAGAGAAGTACAGTGGGGGCGACGAGGGGGATGACGGGTGTCgggaatttgattttgaaaattctgAAAGCCCTACGAAGGATCAGAGCCCTGTGAATTCAATGGAGAATTTTGGGGTTGATGGGAACAGGAGGTCCTTCAAGGGTCGGGATCACCATAATCATCAAGATGGAATTGAGTTATCTGGGCCCTCAGATACTAATGGAAGGGATTGGAGAGGGGCTAGTTTTGATAGGAACGGGAATGGTGGGAGGGCGAGGTTTGGTGAAGATGGTGTTAGGGTTTGGCTTAATGGGTTAGGATTGGGTCGTTATGCACCTGTGTTTGAAGTTCATGAGGTCGATGATGAGGTTCTTCCAATGTTGACACTTGAGGATCTCAAAGACATGGGGATTAGTGCTGTTGGCTCAAGAAGGAAAATGTACTGTGCAATTCAGAAGCTTGGAAAAGGATTCTCCTGA